AAAGAAATCATTAAATTTGCCACTTTTTGCAGTCGGGATATCTTCTGTAGTTAATTTAGATATATCCTCTATCTTACTACCTTTTCCCGTACCCTATGTTGTAATCTTAAACCCTCACAATAAAAAAGCAAACCCTGTAAAACCTTATTAAACTACTTCTTTTTCTTCCACTATCGGCAATTCATAGGCTGTTTTATATTTCATCATTCCGTATATAATGTTGACAAGCCTTCTCATAATACACACAAGTGCTTGTCCTTTTGTTTTACCTTCTTTAAGCTTCTTTTGATAGTACGCATGAAACACTGGGTTTCGTGGCATCTTACTTCCTTTTGCTACTTGCACTTGCTGTACAGCTAAATTATAAAATAAAGCGTGTAGCGCCCTGTTTCCTTGTTTGTTTTTATGCACCTTACCTTTCCCACCAGAACCAAAGTAAACAGGCGCAATCCCCGCAAATCGTGCTAATTTGTTGGCATTTGGAAATCGTCTTACATCTCCAATTTTTGCAATTAATGCTGATGCCGTCACAAGTTCTATTCCCGACATCGTTTCTAATTGATAATCTAGTAGTTTTACTAGCTGTTTTAATTCTCTCTCGATGTATTTCATTTCTGTCTTTTTAAACTCAATATCCCGTACAATACTTCTTACTAAAAAATCTCGTGTTTCTTGATATTCCTTCATTGTATGTCCATCTTCTTTTACAAGTTTTAATATTTCGCTTGCTTTCTTTACTGAACATGTATTGTTGCTAACATCTAATAAAAAAGCTGTTAATCGCTTTATATTCGTCCCCTCTAAACAAGAGGGTGACGGATATTGCTGCCAAAACGCTAATGCTGTTTTTCCATCTAACTCTGAGAAAAACTTTTTATAACTTGGATAATGGTGATTTAATTGAATATGTAATTGGTTCTTTAATGCACTTTGTGCTTTTACTAATGCATTCCTTCTTGAAACCAATTGTTGTATCGACCAAAATAAATCGTTTGGCTTTGCATCTGGTAATTGATTAAATTTGTTTACCAATATGCGTGCTACACATTCCGCATCCCAACTATCGTTCTTTTTAATCATTACCTCACTTTTGCGTTCTAAAAATGATAAAGCTGGATTTACTTCTTTCACTACCTGTTCGTGATCTACTAAATATTTTGCTAATGCTCTTCCATAACCACCAACATCTTCTAAACCAAATACAACAGTTATCCCATCACACACATATGTCTCTACTTCTAGTAAAAACTTCGAAAATGCAGATGGTTTATTCTCAAATTGTATTTCTCCTAGTTTCTCTTGCCAACAATTAATAATAACAGCCGTATGATGCTGCTTATGTAAATCTACTCCTACATACAAATAATTCTGCCTATTATGCATAACTCATCCCTCTATTCAATGATTTAGTCATATATAAAAATGTCGGCAACCTTAGTTCGAGCGTTCATCTTCCGATGCGCATAGGTACCCAAGCCTATCCATTTTCATAATTTCATAAGTACATATAGTAAAATGAGCGATTTTTTAAGTACGACTGTTATATAATTGCTGGATGTTGTCCTTTTGTTTGTATTTTCCCGTATTTATACATGCCACGATAAAAATTCTCTCTATCTAACATGCGTTTCACTTGTACTTTCGTAAACAGCTTCCCTTTCTCTATACAATAGCCTTCCATATTCAGTCTTTCTGCCAATTGAGTAAGTGACCAATGCTTAAAAAAGTGTCGTAGCTCAAATAGCCTACGTACAACGATTGCTTTATTAGTATCCACTTCTAACAC
The genomic region above belongs to Oikeobacillus pervagus and contains:
- a CDS encoding IS110 family transposase; protein product: MHNRQNYLYVGVDLHKQHHTAVIINCWQEKLGEIQFENKPSAFSKFLLEVETYVCDGITVVFGLEDVGGYGRALAKYLVDHEQVVKEVNPALSFLERKSEVMIKKNDSWDAECVARILVNKFNQLPDAKPNDLFWSIQQLVSRRNALVKAQSALKNQLHIQLNHHYPSYKKFFSELDGKTALAFWQQYPSPSCLEGTNIKRLTAFLLDVSNNTCSVKKASEILKLVKEDGHTMKEYQETRDFLVRSIVRDIEFKKTEMKYIERELKQLVKLLDYQLETMSGIELVTASALIAKIGDVRRFPNANKLARFAGIAPVYFGSGGKGKVHKNKQGNRALHALFYNLAVQQVQVAKGSKMPRNPVFHAYYQKKLKEGKTKGQALVCIMRRLVNIIYGMMKYKTAYELPIVEEKEVV